The window tatatatatatatatatatatatatatatatatttcgttcCTACAGGGAATCCACTTAAATACAGGGTACGTGCGTTATGTTCTACCTTAGCGGTACACATATTTTATGTTAAGTTATTAATAACTttactttatgtattttgtaCATCCATGTTATATGCCCAATTAAGTCATCatggaaattaatttttgtaaagtatcATTTTCAACCTTCATTAATGgcatcatttaataaaatatctcaaataaaaattatttacataccttttcaattaaaattgcAGTTTTCCGGTATTCAATAAATCAACAACACAGCCTTTTAAatcaatagaaaattaataacCAGTAACTGCCTAAGAAGGTCTATGTCATTTATGCTATGCTTTTTTTCACTGGCTTTTCAAGATGATTCTGTTTAAATTATACTATCTATGAGTTCTAGTACTTAAATCTACTGATCGGAGTTAGGTGACCGTCGATAACTATTGGTACTTTGTGTCTACGGTGTACAAGATAAATAGCAGGTTATCTGTTATTGAGATAGAATAAGATCAATTCTGATTAGAGGCATCGATTGTCTACTGCATTGATCAAAGTTAATCCCTGAAGAAAGCAATACCAGATTTGAGGCTGGGACACACGCTCTCCCGCTAtctcaataataaacttaatgttctaaaataaaaactcttattACAGGTGTTGAGAAGCCACGTGATGGTGAGAGTGGGGGGAGGCTGGGACACGCTCTCCCACTATCTTGATAAGCATGATCCTTGTCGCTGCAAGACAGGTCGGTACATACATCTTATTATAGATGCAATTACTTTTGTGACATTTTATTCTTGATCAATGCAACCTTCAACATCATGTAATCTCCAACCTAACTCAGAGCAACCTAGTAAAGATGTGATGAGGAAACCCTTTGCTTATCAAAATTAGTGTTCACTCGAATAATACAACTTTCCACTAAAATATTCTCTGAAACTTTGACTAATTACTGGCCAATACTCTTTGCGTTCCGTATAATAAATGACCACAAGTTTCTATGGAAACTTATTGAGTTctcataaaattgattttttaatacctttcaatataacattttatacttaatgtaataaataaaactgttcatgaaaagtgtaataaaatagcTCGGAGTTATGGCTGGTATCATGGTATAATTTAAGAAGCTCTTCTAACTAATATTTGAAAGAAGATGATTGTCCTGTAtccttttagttataatttaatacatcacATGTAAagatttttagttaatattaactATTGAATTTTACATCTTATAAACTAACAATcatgtaaaaaagtaatagtccttcaatttaaattcaaagttGGATTTGGAATTACCTACCggatatatatttaacttttgcaAGACTAACACGTCATTATATTGAAATCTAATGGCCTCCTACAACtttggttttgtaaatatatatatatatatatatatatatatatatatataataaatgtgtgtgtttgtttatctattacaaaaatatacttcagTACAACTACTAACTATATAAACGTTTTTCATGGAAACAACTATTCTACCTATTTATGTGATAGTATTTCAAATCTGGTACTTTGTGTATATCTGGAGATGGTATTTGGTGAAGTGTTAATAGATTCATTACTTGACCACAATATTttgaagttaataaatattataagataaaaagtTGCTACAACTTAACGCTACAGACATGACTTCATTGCacgagtaaatgtaaataatataaaacgtgtTGCCGAGAGTGACTAATGGTGTTGTTTCTCCAGCTCACCGAGCTCCAGTGTCGGCTAAGATAGTTGGCATGAAGACTGGCATACCAGGCATGGATATCGCCGGCACTCAGGTGCATTACGAGCGGTAAGTTTATTTTCAGACAGTGTTAAATATGTGGCCGATGTGACATTTCACTCTGTAGTATGTCTGCTTATTTATCTCTCTGTTGTTCTTTTCTTGgacaacacatattttattaggCTGTTTACATTcacaacaaaaaagtattttaaacaagaGTTCCTTAGTGTAGTCagtaagttttgaaataatttgatttgaataCACCTATCCTCGAAATTAAGTTATTTTGTCGTTAACGATATAACTGAACTGACATACAGCTTTTTTAAGTCAGTCAaagtttagttatatttgtaaacagaTTAATGTAATGAGCTTTTGCCGGAAATATggaaaaatgatttataaaacgtaaaaagaCTGTGACTGTAAAGTTCGAtcgttgtttttgttttttataactcaGTAAGTTTCATTAAtggtaaagataaaaaaaacacctGAAGGTGGTGTCTTACGATACAAAATACTTCGTTgcataatattgaatttattagtttGGTTCTTAATATAACATTTGCCTTTATCAGCATACCATTAAACGACCTAAGAGGCGACAAATCAGTGACATTTGAATCGCTATATACgcgtattatgaaaataaaacactacgtttcgaggattagaatttattatattctCCAGGTGCCAAGAAGTACTAAAACAGATGTTAGAGATTTGCCACGAGAAAAATGCGATAGATACTcaacatcattatttttatttttgtaacatttggcGATGGACGATATCCTCTTATTCTTTTCAATCCTCTATTGTAAATAACACACACTTACATTTTCAGATCACCTCCAAGAACAAGACGTTCGTCCGCGTCCAGCGTAGGTAGTAACAGTGGAGGCCTCGCTCCTTCGACTCCACCAGCCATCAGAAACCGCAGCCGTTCTCCCTCCTTCCAGGGACAGCGCAACACCACCTTGAGGACTTCAGTTGACAGAGACTCAGGCCGCAGAAGCCGATCGCCTACCCCACGCAGAACTCTCACGCCCACACCAGCAGCGGATCGCAGCAGGAATCGCAGCAGGTCACCTACTCCTAACTATAGGCTTTCTCCGAGTCAGAGGAACCGGAGTAGATCACCGACTCCGAGACGAGAACTTACACCGACAGTGGACTCTAGGAATCGGTCAAGATCTCCTTCTTTACGAAAAGAAATGAAAAACTCAAGACCATCTACTCCTGTTGTGAAAGGTTCTAGATCTGCTTCTCCTAAAGAGGGCTTTACCGAAAAGCCGAGGCAAGAAAACACCTCATTTGAAGACGATTGTCTACAGGATACATTGGACCGAAATAATCGATCTTCAACCCCACTAGCAGAGTTCAGCTCAATAAGTACAACATCAGTTCCTTTGTACAGCGACCACATGAATGATATATTTTCATCGCCCGAGCAAGAAACACAAAACAGTTCTCCATTTAGTTCGAACGGTGTCGACAGTGAAATCACTGAAGCTTTAACACCCAGTCACAGGGCCGTGGCGAATTTAGTCACTGACGAGGTTCTGAAAACCTCTTTAGAAGACAAGAAATTTGACTTAGCTACAGTGGAGAACTCAAACTCAGCTAAGAACAAAGTCGAAGACATATCTCCGGGAGTGGACTGTTCACCGTGCAGCAAAGTTTCGGACAATTTCATCAATCATCCATTACGAGGTTCTTCCAGTAACATCAGCATGCTTGACTCTCCCCGACAAAACACAGGCCGAGAATATGAGAGCGGAGTCGACACAACACCCGCTCAGCGAGTTTCAGATAATTTCACCAACCAACATAGAGTCTCGATATCCGTCAGGAGAAGTCCAACTCCAGTAAAAGAGATAAAATCAGGAGTGGACACGACACCGTCTAGGCGCATTTCAGAAAACTTAGTCGGCACAACAGATCATCATTCTACAAAGCGACCTTCTACGAAGTACGGAAGTGCTAATGGACTAGACACCTTGGGATCTTCAGATGGTCATACCAATAACGACAGCGGATCAGAGGTGTCAGACGAAGGGTATCGCAGCCTAGGAATAGTTCCTACCCATCAGGTGACCACGGCGTC of the Homalodisca vitripennis isolate AUS2020 chromosome X, UT_GWSS_2.1, whole genome shotgun sequence genome contains:
- the LOC124369214 gene encoding GAS2-like protein 1, which translates into the protein MSVLLESRSFRPFKSSEEYLWAMKEDLAEWLNGLYPDLYMNVNNFMDRLDTGVALCKHANSVRKYAEEYVMRRQNQAGKYSKSAATIATSVLKLSSVRSFPGAKAGTFFARDNVSNFISWCRRGLGVFECLLFETDDLIMRKNEKHVILCLLEVARRGAKLGMPAPMLVQLEREIDREIAADKRDLKRGLSACQGYDYEDDEDESDLSDTEDCRQYGPLPQIVTNDLKSLDEMVRDLVEKCRCPTQFPMIRVSEGKYRIGDTKVLIFVRVLRSHVMVRVGGGWDTLSHYLDKHDPCRCKTAHRAPVSAKIVGMKTGIPGMDIAGTQVHYERSPPRTRRSSASSVGSNSGGLAPSTPPAIRNRSRSPSFQGQRNTTLRTSVDRDSGRRSRSPTPRRTLTPTPAADRSRNRSRSPTPNYRLSPSQRNRSRSPTPRRELTPTVDSRNRSRSPSLRKEMKNSRPSTPVVKGSRSASPKEGFTEKPRQENTSFEDDCLQDTLDRNNRSSTPLAEFSSISTTSVPLYSDHMNDIFSSPEQETQNSSPFSSNGVDSEITEALTPSHRAVANLVTDEVLKTSLEDKKFDLATVENSNSAKNKVEDISPGVDCSPCSKVSDNFINHPLRGSSSNISMLDSPRQNTGREYESGVDTTPAQRVSDNFTNQHRVSISVRRSPTPVKEIKSGVDTTPSRRISENLVGTTDHHSTKRPSTKYGSANGLDTLGSSDGHTNNDSGSEVSDEGYRSLGIVPTHQVTTASGVKSLTGSPVRVPRTTRSRSVGGSHESPQQPAPFRRNAPTNRSARMLSTATASSSTPRATSNTWNSTGGRSGKKTRPALSQDTFCQQVAEIMQQYAAMMPSPRKDSKPDSGITTRIPAPVQRT